The window TCGCAGTTCGCCAACCACGTCCGGGCCGTCCTCGACCTGCCGCTCGGCGACCCGCGCCCGCGCGCCACCTGGACGGTCATGTCCAACGTCCTCGGCGGCGACTACCCGGACATGTACCAGGCGTATCTGCACTGCATGGCCCGCGACCCGCAGCTCAAGATCCACATGTACGGCAAGGACGTGAAGCCCGGCCGCAAGGTCGGACACGTCAACACCTACGGCGACGACCTGGCGGACGTGCGGGAGCGCGCCCGGCACGCGGCCGACTACCTGCGAGGAACGATCACCGAATGACTCCCCCCGCCTCCGCCGCGCCCCTCGTCGGCATCGTCATGGGCTCGGACTCCGACTGGCCCGTCATGGAAGCAGCGGCCAAGGCCCTCGACGAGTTCGAGATCCCCTACGAGGTCGACGTCGTCTCCGCCCACCGGATGCCGCGCGAAATGATCGCGTACGGGGAGAACGCGGCGGAGCGCGGCCTCAAGGCGATCATCGCGGGTGCCGGCGGCGCCGCCCACCTGCCCGGCATGCTGGCCTCCGTCACCCCGCTGCCCGTCATCGGTGTCCCGGTCCCGCTGAAGTACCTGGACGGCATGGACAGCCTGCTCTCCATCGTGCAGATGCCGGCCGGTGTCCCGGTCGCGACCGTCTCGGTCGGCGGCGCACGCAACGCGGGCCTGCTCGCCGCGCGTATCCTCGCCGCCCACGACAGCGAGCTGCTGGCCCGGATGCGCGAGTTCCAGCAGGAGCTGAACGACCAGGCGACGGAGAAGGGCAGGCGGCTGCGCAACAAGGTCGAGGGCAGCGACTCCTTCGGCTTCGGCAAGTAGCGGCAGAGGGGGAGGGCGACCATGGATCACAGCGCCGACAACATCGCGGACCGCACTGCCGACCGCATCGCGGAACGGCTCACCCGGGCCGGGGAACTGCTTGCCGAGTACCCCGTCGTCGACGGCCACAACGACCTGCCCTGGGCACTGCGGGAACAGGTCGGCTACGACCTGGACGCCCGGGACATCGCGACCGACCAGTCCGCCCACCTCCACACCGACATCCGACGGCTGCGCGCCGGTGGCGTCGGCGCCCAGTTCTGGTCCGTCTACGTACGGTCCGACATGGCCGGTGACGCCGCCGTCAGCGCCACCCTCGAACAGATCGACGTGGTCGCCGAGCTGCTGGACCGCCACCCCGCCGACCTGCGGCGTGCCCTGACCGCCGACGACATGGAGGCAGCCCGCGCCGAGGGCCGTATCGCCTCCCTGATGGGCGCCGAGGGCGGCCACTCCATCAACAACTCGCTGGGCACCCTGCGCGCCCTGCACACGCTCGGCGTCCGCTACATGACGCTGACCCACAACGACAACATCGCGTGGGCCGACTCGGCGACCGACGAACCGGGGGTCGGCGGACTCTCCCCGTTCGGCCACGAGGTCGTACGGGAGATGAACCGTACCGGGGTGCTCGTCGACCTCTCGCATGTGGCGGCCACGACGATGCGCGACGCGCTCGCCACCTCCACGGCGCCGGTGATGTTCTCGCACTCCTCGGCACGGGCGGTCTGCGACCACCCGCGCAACATCCCCGACGACGTCCTCGCGCAGCTCCCGGCCAACGGCGGCATCGCCATGGCGACCTTCGTACCGAAGTTCGTCCTGCCGGCCGCCGTCGCCTGGACCCGGGCCGCGGACGAGAACATGCGCGCCCATGGCCTGCACCATCTCGACACCACCTCGCAGGCGATGAAGATCCACGCCGCGTTCGAGGCGGCCAACCCGCGCCCGATGGCCACGGTGGCGACGATCGCCGACCACCTCGACCACATGCGTGAGGTCGCCGGGATCGACCACATCGGTATCGGCGGCGACTACGACGGCACCGCGTTCCTCCCCGCCGGTCTGGAGGACGTCTCGGGCTACCCGAACCTGATCGCGGAACTCCTGGGCCGCGGCTGGTCCGCCGCCGACCTCGCCAAGCTCACGTGGCGCAACGCGGTACGGGTGCTGCGCGACGCGGAGGACGTCGCCCGCGAGCTGCGTACGCGGCGCGGTCCGTCCCACGCCACGATCGACGAACTCGACGCTCCCGAGGCCTGAGAACAGCCTGACAACGGCCCGAGAACGGCCCGAGCGCTTCAAGGGAGGCGGTTCGGGCCCTCAACGGCTCAGGGGCGGACCGGCCCTCAGCGGCCGGCCCATGAACCAGTGACTCAGGCGCGGGGCCGGCCCATCGCCCGGTACGTCCAGCCCGCCTCGCGCCACACCGCGCTGTCCAGCGCGTTACGGCCGTCCAGAATGATCCGGTGCGCCGCGGCCTCGCCCAGCGCCACCGCGTCCAGCTCACGGAACTCGCGCCACTCCGTCAGGTGCAGCACCACATCCGCGCCGCGCACGGCGTCCAGCGCCGACTCCGCGTACCCGAGCGTCGGGAAGAGCCGCCGGGCGTTGTCCATGCCCTTCGGGTCGTACACGGTGACCTGGCCGCCCTGGAGGTGGATCTGCCCGGCCACGTTCAGCGCGGGCGAGTCGCGTACGTCGTCCGAGTCCGGCTTGAACGTCGCACCCAGCACGCCCACCCGCTTGCCGAGGAACGAGTCGCCGCCCACGGCCTCCCGGGCCAGCTCCACCATGTGGCCGCGGCGCCGCATATTGATCGAGTCGACCTCGCGGAGGAACGTCAGCGCCTGGTCCGCGCCCAGCTCACCGGCGCGCGCCATGAACGCGCGGATGTCCTTGGGCAGACAGCCGCCGCCGAAGCCGATCCCGGCCCGCAGGAACTTGTTGCCGATCCGCTCGTCGTGGCCGATCGCCTCGGCGAGCTTCTTCACATCACCGTCGGCGGCCTCGCAGACCTCAGCCATGGCGTTGATGAACGAGATCTTGGTCGCCAGGAACGAGTTCGCGGCGGTCTTCACCAGCTCGGCGGTCGGGAAGTCCGTCACCACGAAGGGCGACCCCTCCACGACCGGAACCGCGTACACCTCGCGCAGCAGCTTCTCGGCCCGCTCGCTCTCCACACCGACGACGATCCGGTCGGGGCGCAGGGTGTCCTTCACGGCGAAGCCCTCGCGCAGGAACTCCGGGTTCCAGGCCAGCTCCGCGTCCGTACCCACGGGCGCCAGCTCGGCCAGCCGCGCCGCGAGCCGGGCCGCGGAGCCCACCGGCACGGTCGACTTCCCGACGACCAGTGTGGGCCGGGTCAGCTGCGCCGCCAGCGACTCGAAGGCGCTGTCCACATAGGACATGTCGCAGGCGTACTCGCCGTGCTTCTGCGGGGTGTTCACGCAGACGAAGTGCACATCACCGAAGGCACCCACCTCTTCCCACGAGGTGGTGAACCGCAGCCGGCCGGTGGATCCCTCGATGCCCGCGACGTGCTTGCGGAGCAGCTCTTCGAGACCCGGCTCGTACATCGGGACCTTGCCGACGCTCAGCATCTCGATCTTCTCGGGCACGACATCGAGCCCGAGCACTTCGAAGCCGAGCTCCGCCATGGCCGCGGCGTGGGTGGCGCCGAGGTAGCCGGTGCCGATCACAGTGATCCTGAGGGCCATGAAGTGCTCCTGGGAGATGCGGACGGACGTGCGGTGAACGAGCATAGTCGTGCCCCCTGACGCCCTGTTTTACCGGTCTTGCGGACCCCTGTCGCGTAGCTCACGTACGGCTCGCATAGGTCTTTGCGGGGCACGGCGCCTAAAATTGGGTTACTTAACGGTAGTTAGCATCCCTGGGGAGTGAGAGTCTTGGCGGGTTCCACCGATTTCGACCTGTACCGTCCGGCCGAGGAGCACGACATGCTCCGCGAGACGGTCCGTGCGCTCGCCGAGGCGAAGATCGCCCCGTTCGCGGCGGCGGTCGACGAGGAGGCCCGCTTCCCGCAGGAGGCGCTGGACGCCCTGGTCGCCTCCGACCTGCAGGCCGTGCACGTCCCCGAGGAGTACGGCGGCGCCGGTGCCGACGCCCTCGCCACCGTGATCGTGATCGAGGAGGTGGCCCGCGTCTGCGCCTCCTCCTCCCTGATCCCAGCCGTGAACAAGCTCGGCTCGCTCCCGGTGATCCTCTCCGGCTCCGAGGCGCTGAAGAAGAAGTACCTGGGCCCGCTCGCCAAGGGCGACGCGATGTTCTCGTACTGCCTCTCCGAGCCCGACGCGGGCTCCGACGCCGCCGGCATGAAGACGAAGGCCGTCCGCGACGGCGACTTCTGGGTCCTGAACGGCGTGAAGCGCTGGATCACCAACGCGGGTGTCTCCGAGTACTACACGGTGATGGCCGTCACCGACCCGACCAAGCGCTCCAAGGGCATCTCGGCGTTCGTCGTCGAGAAGTCGGACGAGGGTGTCTCCTTCGGCGCCCCGGAGAAGAAGCTCGGCATCAAGGGTTCCCCGACCCGCGAGGTCTACTTCGACAACGTCCGGATCCCCGCCGACCGCATGATCGGTGAGGAGGGCACCGGCTTCGCCACGGCGATGAAGACCCTGGACCACACCCGCATCACGATCGCGGCCCAGGCCCTCGGTATCGCGCAGGGCGCCCTCGACTACGCCAAGGGGTACGTCCAGGAGCGCAAGCAGTTCGGCAAGCCGATCGGCGACTTCCAGGGCGTCCAGTTCATGCTCGCCGACATGGCGATGAAGCTGGAGGCGGCCCGCCAGCTCACCTACTCGGCCGCCGCCAAGTCCGAGCGCCTCGACGGCGACCTGACGTTCTTCGGCGCCGCGGCCAAGTGCTTCGCCTCCGACGTCGCGATGGAGATCACCACGGACGCGGTCCAGCTGCTCGGCGGCTACGGCTACACGCGGGACTACCCGGTGGAGCGGATGATGCGCGACGCCAAGATCACGCAGATCTACGAGGGCACGAATCAGGTCCAGCGCATAGTCATGGCGCGGAACCTGCCGTAACCCGGCGGGTTCTCCCGGCTCAGGCGTCCGTCCCGAACGGATTGCGACCATTGACCGGCCCCCGGCTCCCTGCCGGGGGCCGATCGCGTTTCCCCGGTGCAGCGGGTTCGTGAACGCTGCGGGAGCGGCGGCTCGCGATGGCGTAACTTCCCTGTCCATGACCGACATCGACAAGCTCACCGGCCTGTTCGAAGCGCTGGGGGCCGACGACGCACCGGGCTGGGCCGACTCGGAAGTCGAGGAGAACATTCCGCAGCTGGCCCGCTACCGGTTCCTGCGCAAGGTCTGGCAGGACATCGACGCCTGGAGCTCGGCGGCGCCCGACTGGGTCGAGGCGTACCGGAAGGAGGGCCTCGCGGGCGGCGCCGTCGAGCGGGCGGTGCGGCTCGGGCTGACCCCCGGTGAACTGGGCGAGATAGCCCGTGAGGTGGCGAAGGAGACCGCGTTCGGCCTGCTCTACAGCCTGGCCGATCCGACGGACGGTGACCTTCCGCCCGAGGTCGAGGAACAGCTGCCCGGCTGGTGCGTGGCGGAGCTGTCCCCGCAGGGCAAGCCCACGGGGCGGATTCTGGATGCGCTGTACGAGGATCTGGACGAGCTCGAACCGCAGGGACCTGTGGAAGGTGTGCGGTGACCGCGTTCGATCTGAGTGAGCGGCGGATCTGGGACGGCCGGGCCGAGGCCTACGCGCTCACCTTCGCGGGCCTGTGCGCTCACCCCGTGCCTGCGCTGCTGGACGCGGCCGGGGTCGGTACCGGGACACGGATGCTCGATGTGGGGTGCGGCAGTGGCAGTGTGACGGTGGCGGCCGTCGGGCGCGGTGCGGTCGTACGGGCCGTGGACGCCGAACCCGGCATGGTCGAGGCCACCCGCCGGGCCGCGCCCGGAGCTGATGTCCGACTCGGCCGGCTGCCCGAACTTCCTTACCAGGACTGCGAGTTCGACGCAGTCGTGGCGAACTTCGTGCTCAACCACGTGGGCCGTCCGGAGGCCGCCATCGAGGAGCTGCGCCGGATCACCCGTCCCGGCGGCCTGGTCGCGGTCACCATCTGGCAGGTGCCGAACGGCGCCGGGCAGGCACTGGTGGGACGGGCCGCGCAGGCGGCGGGGCTGACCCGACCGCAGTGGCTGGCCACGGTCGACGCCGAGCACGACTTCCCGCGCACCCGGGAAGGGCTGGGTGCGCTGATGTCCGCGGCCGGCCTCGCAGACGTACGGACCGAGACCCTCGCCTGGGATCACCACGTGGGCGCGGAGGACTGGTGGGCGGGCC is drawn from Streptomyces sp. NBC_01717 and contains these coding sequences:
- the purE gene encoding 5-(carboxyamino)imidazole ribonucleotide mutase, with product MTPPASAAPLVGIVMGSDSDWPVMEAAAKALDEFEIPYEVDVVSAHRMPREMIAYGENAAERGLKAIIAGAGGAAHLPGMLASVTPLPVIGVPVPLKYLDGMDSLLSIVQMPAGVPVATVSVGGARNAGLLAARILAAHDSELLARMREFQQELNDQATEKGRRLRNKVEGSDSFGFGK
- a CDS encoding dipeptidase, whose protein sequence is MDHSADNIADRTADRIAERLTRAGELLAEYPVVDGHNDLPWALREQVGYDLDARDIATDQSAHLHTDIRRLRAGGVGAQFWSVYVRSDMAGDAAVSATLEQIDVVAELLDRHPADLRRALTADDMEAARAEGRIASLMGAEGGHSINNSLGTLRALHTLGVRYMTLTHNDNIAWADSATDEPGVGGLSPFGHEVVREMNRTGVLVDLSHVAATTMRDALATSTAPVMFSHSSARAVCDHPRNIPDDVLAQLPANGGIAMATFVPKFVLPAAVAWTRAADENMRAHGLHHLDTTSQAMKIHAAFEAANPRPMATVATIADHLDHMREVAGIDHIGIGGDYDGTAFLPAGLEDVSGYPNLIAELLGRGWSAADLAKLTWRNAVRVLRDAEDVARELRTRRGPSHATIDELDAPEA
- a CDS encoding UDP-glucose dehydrogenase family protein is translated as MALRITVIGTGYLGATHAAAMAELGFEVLGLDVVPEKIEMLSVGKVPMYEPGLEELLRKHVAGIEGSTGRLRFTTSWEEVGAFGDVHFVCVNTPQKHGEYACDMSYVDSAFESLAAQLTRPTLVVGKSTVPVGSAARLAARLAELAPVGTDAELAWNPEFLREGFAVKDTLRPDRIVVGVESERAEKLLREVYAVPVVEGSPFVVTDFPTAELVKTAANSFLATKISFINAMAEVCEAADGDVKKLAEAIGHDERIGNKFLRAGIGFGGGCLPKDIRAFMARAGELGADQALTFLREVDSINMRRRGHMVELAREAVGGDSFLGKRVGVLGATFKPDSDDVRDSPALNVAGQIHLQGGQVTVYDPKGMDNARRLFPTLGYAESALDAVRGADVVLHLTEWREFRELDAVALGEAAAHRIILDGRNALDSAVWREAGWTYRAMGRPRA
- a CDS encoding acyl-CoA dehydrogenase, coding for MAGSTDFDLYRPAEEHDMLRETVRALAEAKIAPFAAAVDEEARFPQEALDALVASDLQAVHVPEEYGGAGADALATVIVIEEVARVCASSSLIPAVNKLGSLPVILSGSEALKKKYLGPLAKGDAMFSYCLSEPDAGSDAAGMKTKAVRDGDFWVLNGVKRWITNAGVSEYYTVMAVTDPTKRSKGISAFVVEKSDEGVSFGAPEKKLGIKGSPTREVYFDNVRIPADRMIGEEGTGFATAMKTLDHTRITIAAQALGIAQGALDYAKGYVQERKQFGKPIGDFQGVQFMLADMAMKLEAARQLTYSAAAKSERLDGDLTFFGAAAKCFASDVAMEITTDAVQLLGGYGYTRDYPVERMMRDAKITQIYEGTNQVQRIVMARNLP
- a CDS encoding class I SAM-dependent methyltransferase, translating into MTAFDLSERRIWDGRAEAYALTFAGLCAHPVPALLDAAGVGTGTRMLDVGCGSGSVTVAAVGRGAVVRAVDAEPGMVEATRRAAPGADVRLGRLPELPYQDCEFDAVVANFVLNHVGRPEAAIEELRRITRPGGLVAVTIWQVPNGAGQALVGRAAQAAGLTRPQWLATVDAEHDFPRTREGLGALMSAAGLADVRTETLAWDHHVGAEDWWAGPASGVAAIGQQVNSRGPEGVAAAKREYDVLCAEFAKEDGELALPHVALLARGSV